The Solibacillus sp. FSL W7-1436 genome window below encodes:
- a CDS encoding transglycosylase domain-containing protein, which produces MKRQQYKKRKKRKNFVKKIGLFMIALLCFFAVMFLSLRIYAQVAGAPPLTVPKASIFLDSNNNQIGDYFTKERRYWTDLDEISPYLIDATVAVEDKDFFEHSGFDFSRIAGAVLADIKAGGKVQGASTLTQQYARNLYLSHEKTWTRKLNEALFAYRLELFYSKEEILEGYLNTVYYGHGMYGAEAASRYFYGKSAKDLTLAEASMLAGVPKGPTYYSPLNNLEKATNRQQVILRLMNDQGKITDDERTRATSEQVALKSDEWIATKSIAPYFLDVVWEEASDILEEKNLSISEGGWTIQTTLNQAHQRAAENAIKTNMPNSDLQVGFVSMEADTGFVTALVGGRDYSVSSFNRVALGNRQPGSAIKPILYAAALEKDFNPMSFLDVSETTFTYDSGRATYTPQNVNKKYADHELSMAQALAISDNIYAVKALENIGYRSFRDVQKRFGLNYSEKDVPSIALGTAENSLYDLTNAYNIIAAGGEKRQPTTVLSITDAKGKVVYKYKKPEKELVISEQDAFILTQMMTGMFDPVFSDYSPATGLSLRSRMSHTYAAKSGTTNSDQWMIGFTPSLTAGVWNGYDQGKTLSVQADMAASKQVWIDFMETALDGKANETFTMPSGVEPVTVDIRTGKLAHESCSSQRVVYMKTEDVPKESCASFDLFNQDSWGNFFESLPFEALRNFWE; this is translated from the coding sequence TTGAAAAGACAGCAATATAAAAAACGAAAAAAGCGAAAAAATTTCGTGAAAAAAATCGGACTCTTTATGATTGCCCTTTTATGTTTTTTCGCTGTTATGTTCCTTTCATTGCGAATATATGCACAGGTTGCCGGAGCACCGCCACTTACCGTTCCGAAAGCTTCAATTTTTTTAGATAGCAACAATAATCAGATTGGTGACTATTTTACAAAGGAGCGCCGTTACTGGACAGATCTTGATGAAATTTCACCTTACTTAATCGATGCTACTGTTGCAGTAGAAGATAAAGATTTCTTCGAACATAGCGGTTTTGACTTTTCCCGTATTGCAGGGGCCGTTTTGGCGGATATTAAAGCCGGGGGTAAAGTTCAAGGTGCCAGTACGCTGACACAGCAATATGCACGGAATTTATATTTATCCCATGAAAAAACATGGACCCGGAAGTTAAATGAAGCTCTTTTTGCATACCGTTTGGAGTTATTTTACTCAAAAGAAGAAATTTTAGAAGGTTATTTAAATACGGTTTATTACGGACACGGAATGTACGGTGCCGAAGCAGCAAGCCGTTACTTCTACGGCAAATCCGCGAAGGACCTGACATTGGCCGAAGCTTCGATGCTTGCCGGCGTGCCAAAAGGACCGACGTATTATTCGCCGCTTAATAACTTGGAAAAGGCAACAAATCGTCAGCAAGTAATTTTGCGTTTAATGAATGATCAAGGGAAAATTACAGACGATGAAAGAACACGCGCCACATCAGAGCAGGTTGCCCTAAAAAGTGATGAATGGATTGCGACAAAATCAATTGCTCCCTATTTCCTGGATGTTGTATGGGAAGAAGCAAGCGATATTTTAGAAGAGAAAAACCTGAGTATTAGCGAAGGTGGCTGGACGATCCAAACAACACTCAACCAGGCACATCAACGAGCAGCAGAAAATGCCATCAAGACAAATATGCCAAACAGTGATTTGCAAGTTGGTTTTGTAAGTATGGAAGCTGATACTGGTTTTGTAACAGCACTGGTCGGCGGGCGTGATTACAGTGTAAGTTCGTTTAACCGTGTTGCGTTAGGTAATCGTCAGCCGGGTTCTGCCATTAAGCCGATACTGTATGCGGCAGCACTGGAAAAAGATTTTAACCCGATGTCCTTCCTGGATGTAAGTGAAACAACTTTTACGTATGATAGTGGACGAGCAACTTATACACCGCAAAACGTCAATAAAAAATACGCAGATCACGAGCTTTCCATGGCGCAGGCATTGGCGATTTCCGACAATATTTATGCGGTAAAAGCATTGGAAAACATCGGCTACCGATCTTTCCGAGATGTGCAAAAACGTTTCGGACTCAACTATTCTGAAAAAGACGTACCATCCATTGCACTTGGAACGGCAGAAAACTCACTGTATGATTTAACAAACGCCTACAATATCATTGCTGCAGGCGGAGAAAAACGGCAACCGACTACTGTACTGTCTATTACTGATGCCAAAGGAAAAGTCGTTTACAAATATAAGAAACCTGAAAAAGAACTAGTAATTTCCGAGCAGGATGCATTCATCTTAACGCAAATGATGACAGGTATGTTCGACCCTGTATTCAGTGATTACTCTCCGGCGACCGGTTTATCATTGCGTTCACGTATGAGTCACACATATGCAGCCAAATCAGGAACGACAAACAGTGACCAATGGATGATCGGCTTTACACCGAGCTTAACGGCAGGTGTATGGAATGGATATGACCAAGGCAAAACTTTATCTGTCCAGGCTGATATGGCCGCATCCAAGCAAGTATGGATTGACTTCATGGAAACAGCACTTGATGGAAAGGCAAACGAAACATTTACAATGCCAAGCGGAGTAGAACCTGTAACTGTCGATATTCGTACAGGTAAACTGGCTCATGAATCTTGCTCCAGCCAGCGTGTTGTTTACATGAAAACCGAAGATGTACCAAAGGAATCTTGTGCATCATTTGATCTGTTCAATCAGGATTCATGGGGCAACTTCTTTGAATCATTGCCTTTTGAGGCATTGCGCAACTTTTGGGAATAA
- the speB gene encoding agmatinase: protein MRFDETYAGNMFIKSHQNYEESKAVLYGMPMDWTVSYRPGQRFGPARIREVSVGLEEYSFYLDRELADVPFFDAGDIPLPFGNPEKSLAEIKTFVRQVLADDKIPVGMGGEHLVSLPVMEAVYEKYEDLAIIHFDAHTDLRTDYEGEQYSHATPIRKIADTIGPENVYSFGIRSGLKEELQWAKENGMHISLFEVFEPLKQVLPTLKGRNVYVTIDIDVLDPAHAPGTGTVDAGGITPKELLASIHEIARSEVNVVGFDLVEVAPIYDHSEITVNTAAKLIREMILGWVK, encoded by the coding sequence ATGAGATTTGATGAAACTTACGCAGGGAATATGTTTATTAAAAGCCACCAAAACTATGAAGAAAGTAAAGCCGTTTTATACGGCATGCCAATGGACTGGACAGTAAGTTACCGTCCGGGCCAACGTTTTGGTCCTGCCCGAATCCGTGAAGTATCGGTTGGTCTGGAAGAATACAGTTTCTACTTAGACCGTGAGCTTGCAGATGTACCATTTTTTGATGCGGGGGATATTCCACTGCCGTTCGGTAATCCGGAAAAATCATTAGCAGAAATTAAGACGTTTGTCCGTCAAGTACTGGCAGACGATAAAATTCCAGTAGGGATGGGTGGAGAGCATTTAGTATCATTGCCTGTAATGGAAGCTGTCTATGAAAAGTACGAAGATTTAGCGATCATCCATTTTGATGCACATACTGATTTACGTACAGATTACGAAGGGGAGCAATACTCACACGCAACACCAATTCGTAAAATTGCCGATACAATCGGACCTGAGAATGTTTATTCATTCGGAATCCGTTCAGGCTTAAAAGAAGAGCTGCAATGGGCAAAAGAAAATGGCATGCATATTTCATTGTTTGAAGTATTCGAGCCGTTAAAGCAAGTGTTGCCTACATTAAAAGGACGCAATGTTTATGTGACGATCGATATTGACGTATTGGACCCTGCACATGCACCTGGGACAGGCACTGTTGATGCTGGTGGTATTACACCTAAAGAACTTTTGGCATCAATTCATGAAATCGCACGCTCTGAAGTGAATGTTGTCGGCTTTGACCTAGTTGAAGTAGCACCAATTTATGATCACTCGGAAATTACAGTAAACACTGCTGCAAAATTGATCCGCGAAATGATTTTAGGCTGGGT